In Garra rufa chromosome 14, GarRuf1.0, whole genome shotgun sequence, the genomic stretch aaatggcgagaaatttttctctttatctccattattgatgaatgtctaaaatataaaagtaaggaaaagcctaaaacaggcctgattatatttattttataattctattaaaattataatgttatagaacATGGGTCTTCAACCGGGGGTCCGCGACCCCAAGGGGGTCCGCGGCGGTACTGCAGGGGGTCCGCTAATTAATGTTAGATAatgaataatttttaattaaaaaaaattgttaaaaagatAAACATGGGTCAAAACATCAAAgataaaatcttaaaatgtaaaaataatataattacatTAACAGCTTCATTAAAACCATTGCATCCATGTGCAGTCACGTGGATGTAAAATACGTCAACGTAGACTGAgcgctcttaaaaaaaaaaaaaaaaaggagcgcGCTAATTTGAAAACGCTATGCTAATATAAAATTTAACTCGGCAGAATGGATCGCTTTGTAATATCTACACCACGAATAACGATAAGTCATTCATCCGCCTCTTCAGAGACAGCTGGTGCAAGTCCAGATGTGGATGATAATAAACCCGCTGCAGAAGCCCCGGCCAAACGCAAACGAGATAAGTCCAGAAAGTACTCGGAGACATATCTAAAGCTTGGATTTACGTACAAGGACACGGGCGGCATTGAATTGCCGGTGTGTGTTATTTGTTCAGCCGTACTGTCAAACGAAAGCATGAAACCATCAAAGCTGCAGCGTCATTTGGAGACAAACCATGGTCATCTGCGTGACAAACCACTGGAATACTTTCAGGCTAACCTCAGAACTTTCAAAGGGCAACAGACAATAATGAGAAAATCAGCTAAAGTTGGTGAGCTTGCTTTGAAAGCGTCTTATCAGGTGGCTCTTAGGATTGCTCAGTGCAAAAAACCATATAAAATCGCAGAAGATCTGATATTGCCTGCAGCCACTGATATGTGCAAAACAATGTTTGGGAATGATGACTGTGTGAATAAACTGAAAACCATTCCGTTGTCAGATACAACCATTGCTCGGCGGATTGATGAAATGGCATCTGATGTGAGAGCGCAACTGGTAGAGAAACTGAAGCAGGCAGAGGCCTTTGCATTACAGCTGGATGAGGCTACAGATGTCTCAAAGGATGCGCAGCTTTTGGCATTTGTACGCTTTGCAGATGGAAATGAAATGAAGGaagaatttttgttttgtaaacagCTACCTGAATTCACAACAAGCTCTGAAATTTTCAAAGCAATTGATGAGTTTTTCCAAGAACATGACATACCCTGGGCAAAATGTATCGCGCTGTGTACTGATGGCGCGAGATCCATGGCCGGATTAAAAAGTGGACTAATAGCGCTCGTCAAACAAGTAGCTCCAAATGTGCTTTGGACTCATTGCATGTTGCATAGAGAGTCTCTGGCTGCGAAACAAATGAGTGGAGAATTTTCCGACGTTATGGATTCTGTCGTAAAGGCTGCTAATTTTATCAAGAGGAGTGCTTTGCAAACGCGCCTGTTTGCTTCTCTGTGTGCTGCAGCGGGAGAAGAACACACTACGCTGCTTTATCATTCTGAGGTGCGTTGGCTTTCTCGTGGATCAGTACTGTCGCGTGTGTTTGAGTTACGCGCATCCATTCACGAGTTTTTACTTAAACATTGCGCAGAGCTGGCTGCAAAGTTCAGTGACAATACATGGCTTACTAAATTGGCTTATCTGGCAGATGTTTTCTCGGAGCTGAACAGACTTAACTCTTCTATGCAGGGCCGCAATGCACATGCCATTCAGCTTTATGACAAGATAGATGCTTTACTGAAGAAAATGAAAAGATGGAGAGAGCGTGTCAAGCAGGGAATTTTTTCCATGTTTCCATCTGTGGATGACCTG encodes the following:
- the LOC141284406 gene encoding SCAN domain-containing protein 3-like; this encodes MDRFVISTPRITISHSSASSETAGASPDVDDNKPAAEAPAKRKRDKSRKYSETYLKLGFTYKDTGGIELPVCVICSAVLSNESMKPSKLQRHLETNHGHLRDKPLEYFQANLRTFKGQQTIMRKSAKVGELALKASYQVALRIAQCKKPYKIAEDLILPAATDMCKTMFGNDDCVNKLKTIPLSDTTIARRIDEMASDVRAQLVEKLKQAEAFALQLDEATDVSKDAQLLAFVRFADGNEMKEEFLFCKQLPEFTTSSEIFKAIDEFFQEHDIPWAKCIALCTDGARSMAGLKSGLIALVKQVAPNVLWTHCMLHRESLAAKQMSGEFSDVMDSVVKAANFIKRSALQTRLFASLCAAAGEEHTTLLYHSEVRWLSRGSVLSRVFELRASIHEFLLKHCAELAAKFSDNTWLTKLAYLADVFSELNRLNSSMQGRNAHAIQLYDKIDALLKKMKRWRERVKQGIFSMFPSVDDLGDSAVLSPQVTNLIVAHLEALEGQFGKYFSEAESWRKDKTWIQFPFKNNASDGTNLTVNEQDQLIDLSTDSTYRNIYETCPLAQFWISCQKDFPQLATKAMMSILPFATTYLCESAFSSLSYLKSKYRAKLQPESDMILCLATSISPRIDSLCVIHQGQSSH